GCAGCGGATCGAGCACCAGCAGGCCGAACTCTCCCAGCAGCGAATGCACCAGCCGCGCAAAGACATCAGCGTAACTGCCCTCGCGCATGGCAGCGCGCAGGACCGCGCCCAGCCAGAGGCGGTGGGCTTCGGGAGCGGCGAAGCGCTCGAGCAGCGCCTCCACCTCATGTGTCCATTCCTCACGCCAGGGAATGCGGCCCACCGGCACGCCCAAAGGAAGATCGAGCGTCAGGTGGTGCAGGGCTTCATTCATATCGAGCAGGGTCGTCGAGGCGACCTCGGCGGCGTCGTGATCCTGACTGGCGATCCAGTAGACCGCGACCACCGGCGCCTCGTCCTGATCGAGTGAACGGGCCCGCAAGACCGCGTCGGCGCCCTTATGGACGCTGTAGGCCGGACCGGTCAGCAGGCCCGCCTGTTGACCGGTCACCACCACCCGTGAATTCGGATGGGCCAGCCGCGCCAGTTGTGTCTCGACACTCCGGTCGAGCGTGCCCAGGTCGCGGTGGTAAGCGCGGAGGGCCTCACTCAGGCCGGCGCGGTCCACATCACGGCGGGCCGTCCTGGTTGAATTCAGATCGGCGGGGGAGCAGCCGAAGAAGTCACTCAGCTCCCCGGCCGCGTACGCTTGTGCGATGCTTCGTCGGGTGGTCACAGGACAGGTCATAGGCCGTGAATCGGATGCTCGGCCACGTCACGCAGGCCGGCTTCGTCGAGCACTACGATGCGGCGGTAGCCGAGATCGAGCAGACCGCGTTCCTTGAATTCGCCCAGCAGCTTGGTGATGGTTTCCCGGGTGGAGCCCACCAGATAGGCCAGATCCTGATGCGACACGCGGCCCTTGAGGGCTTTCTTGCCTCCCTCTCCGGCGCTGTTCAACTCTGCCATGGTGAGCAGCGCACCCGCGAGGCGCTGCGACACTTCCAGAAAGACGAGGCTTGAGAGGCGTTCTTGCAACGCCCGGGTCTGCCGGGTGAGCTGCGCGCTCAGCGCCACACCCAACGCCGGCTGAGCCCGCAGCAGCTCGCGCAAAGTGGTGCCGCCGATGGCCAGGGCCTCGCCGCTCTCGAGCGCTTCGGCATACTGGCCGTAGCTGCTTTCGCCGTGCAGCCCGGCGGTTCCGAAGAGTTCCCCGCCCTGGTGCACGGCGACCGTTACCTCGCGGGCACCCGAACCGATGCGGTAAAGCCGCACCCGACCGCCCTGCAGCACGTATACCGTTTCGGCAGAGTCTTCTGTGTGATATAAAAGGCCGCCACGGTCGAAATTGACGCGGCGCGCACTGGCCAGCAGGGCAGCGCGCGCGTCCGGCGGCAGATCGTGCATGAAGCCGCTCTGCATGCGGTCAGTATCCGTGCCAGGGTGCGCCATAAACGCAGTGTAATGCACGTTTCACTCCATGATAGAATTCACGCCGGACGAGCGCCGAACCTGCGAGTGCGGCGTTGTGGGAGGAAGATGCGGCTCAGAGTAGATTTATTGCCAGGACGCGAGTACCCGGACGTTGTGATTCTCGTCGACGTCCTGCGCGCCACCACGGCCGCGCCGATCGTGCTGGAAAAGACCGGCTTGTTCGTGACTCCCAGCCTGCGGGCTGCCCGGGCCTTTGGCAGTGCCCGATCACTGCTGGTGGCCGGCGAACGTGACGGCCTGCCGCCCGAAGGTTTCAATTACAGCGCCTCGCCTGACGACCTGCGTCGTGCACGCTTCGAGCGCGATGTCGTTTTGACCACCGAGAATGGCCCACGCGCTCTGGCGCAGGTCGTGGGTGCACGCCACGTGCTGCTGGGCAGCTTTTACAATGCGCGCGCCGTGACCGAGGTGGCCCTTCGGCTGGCAACCGAGGAGATCAGCCTGGTATGCGCTGGCATGCGCGGCGAGGAAGCCATCGAAGATATCGTCTGCGCGGGTTTCCTGTCCCGCCGGATCGAGAAGCTGGC
The Deinococcus peraridilitoris DSM 19664 genome window above contains:
- a CDS encoding 2-phosphosulfolactate phosphatase, with protein sequence MRLRVDLLPGREYPDVVILVDVLRATTAAPIVLEKTGLFVTPSLRAARAFGSARSLLVAGERDGLPPEGFNYSASPDDLRRARFERDVVLTTENGPRALAQVVGARHVLLGSFYNARAVTEVALRLATEEISLVCAGMRGEEAIEDIVCAGFLSRRIEKLAPVEVRERVRLSQALLRAYADPLEALAQSASGALLMKLGLFEDLAVASLISHSSAVPRLASTEEHEGHPVYAFEDANRAPAVGAP
- a CDS encoding Crp/Fnr family transcriptional regulator encodes the protein MAHPGTDTDRMQSGFMHDLPPDARAALLASARRVNFDRGGLLYHTEDSAETVYVLQGGRVRLYRIGSGAREVTVAVHQGGELFGTAGLHGESSYGQYAEALESGEALAIGGTTLRELLRAQPALGVALSAQLTRQTRALQERLSSLVFLEVSQRLAGALLTMAELNSAGEGGKKALKGRVSHQDLAYLVGSTRETITKLLGEFKERGLLDLGYRRIVVLDEAGLRDVAEHPIHGL